CCACCTGGCCAGTGGTGTGGCTGTCATCATCACCCACCTGGCCAGTGGTGTGGCTGTCTTCATCCAACACTCAACACATCGAGTGAAAATAAAGTCAGTGTGTCTTTATCCGTCACTGATGATAAAGTGGGAGCGCCCACTAGGGGCAGGCACTAGGGGGCAGGCACTAGGGGGGCAGGCACTAGGGGGCAGGCACTAGGGGGCAGGCACTAGGGGGGCAGGCACTAGGGGGCAGGCACTAGGGGCAGGCACTAGGGGCAGGCACTAGGGGGCAGGCACTAGGGGGCAGGCACTAGGGGCAGGCACTAGGGGCAGGCACTAGGGGGCAGGCACTAGGGGGCAGGCACTAGGGGCAGGCACTAGGGGCAGGCACTAGGGGCAGGCACTAGGGGGCAGGCACTAGGGGGCAGGCACTAGGGGCAAGCACTAGGTGGGCAGGCACTAGGGGCAGGCACTAGGGGGCAGGCACTAGGGGCAGGCACTAGGGGCAGGCACTAGGGGCAGGCACTAGGGGCAGGCACTAGGGGGCAGGCACTAGGGGGCAGGCACTAGGGGGCAGGCACTAGGGGCAGGCACTAGGGGCAGGCACTAGGTGGGCAGGCACTAGGGGCAGGCACTAGGGGGCAGGCACTAGGGGCAGGCACTAGGGGGCAGGCACTAGGGGGCAGGCACTAGGGGGCAGGCACTAGGGGGCAGGCACTAGGGGGCAGGCACTAGGGGCAGGCACTAGGGGGCAGGCACTAGGGGGCAGGCACTAGGGGCAGGCACTAGGGGGCAGGCACTAGGGGGCAGGCACTAGGGGCAGGCACTAGGGGCAGGCACtagggggcagacactagggggcaGGCACTAGGGGGCAGGCACTAGGGGGCAGGCACTAGGGGGCAGGCACTAGGGGGCAGGCACTAGGGGGCAGGCACTAGGGGGCAGGCACTAGGGGCAGGCACTAGGGGCAGGCACTAGGGGGCAGGCACTAGGGGGCAGGCACTAGGGGGCAGGCACTAGGGGGCAGGCACTAGGGGGCAGGCACTAGGGGGCAGGCACTAGGGGCAGGCACTAGGGGGCAGGCACTAGGGGGCAGGCACTAGGGGGCAGGCACTAGGGGGCAGGCACTAGGGGGCAGGCACTAGGGGCAGGCACTAGGGGCAGGCACTAGGGGGCAGGCACTAGGGGGCAGGCACTAGGGGCAGGCACTAGGGGGCAGGCACTAGGGGCAGGCACTAGGGGGCAGGCACTAGGGGGCAGGCACTAGGGGCAGGCACTAGGGGGCAGGCACTAGGGGGCAGGCACTAGGGGGCAGGCACTAGGGGGCAGGAGACTATACTGTGTGCTGGTCGTCAACCCTCCACTGATGATATAAGGCACTATAAGAAGGAAGCGAGAAGGAGGAAATaagcaggggagggagaggctGGTCAGAATGTTGTCTGGGAGTATGAGACAGTGTTGATACATCCCCCAGGTACACACACTTAAGGCTCCAGTGTTGGCGACAGGGAGGCACTTAAGACTGAAGGCAGCACCTCTTGGAATACTACttacctgtttgatggggttctgggaggtcttctactccccaagcccggcccgaggccaggcttgacttgtgagggtttggtccaccaggctgttgcttggagcggcccgcaggctcacatatccaccacggcccggttggtccggcactccttggagaaaactatctagttttctcttgaagatgtccactgttgttaccacaatatttattataatcgctgggaggatgttgaacaaccgtggacctctgatgtttatacagtgttctatgATTGTGTCGATGGCACAATCATAGCCCCTAGTAGGGGCCTACTGGGCCTATACTATTCCCGATATAAGTAAATAACTATTCCCGATATAAGTCAGGTTAAATTTTCATGCAGAGGGAGGAGGACATAGCAGATGTGGAATACAAAATACCCCtgggagtgggtggagagtgCCTGCTAACCtgggagtgggtggagagtgCGTGCTACCCtgggagtgggtggagagtgCGTGCTGACCtgggagtgggtggagagtgCGTGCTAACCTGTGAGTGGGTGGAGAGTGCGTGCTAACCtgggagtgggtggagagtgCGTGCTAACCtgggagtgggtggagagtgCGTGCTGACCtgggagtgggtggagagtgCGTGCTGACCtgggagtgggtggagagtgCGTGCTAACCtgggagtgggtggagagtgCGTGCTAACCtgggagtgggtggagagtgCGTGCTGACCtgggagtgggtggagagtgCGTGCTAACCTGGGAGTGGGCTGGAGAGTGCGTGCTAACCtgggagtgggtggagagtgCGTGCTAACCtgggagtgggtggagagtgCGTGCTGACCtgggagtgggtggagagtgCGTGCTAACCtgggagtgggtggagagtgCGTGCTAACCTGGCAGTGGGTGGAGAGTGCGTGCTAACCtgggagtgggtggagagtgCGTGCTGACCtgggagtgggtggagagtgCGTGCTAACCtgggagtgggtggagagtgCGTGCTAACCtgggagtgggtggagagtgCGTGATAACCtgggagtgggtggagagtgCGTGCTAACCtgggagtgggtggagagtgCGTGCTAACCtgggagtgggtggagagtgCGTGATAACCtgggagtgggtggagagtgCGTGCTAACCtgggagtgggtggagagtgCGTGCTAACCtgggagtgggtggagagtgCGTGCTAACCtgggagtgggtggagagtgCGTGCTAGCCTGTGAGTATGTGACGTCGCAAACTACAAGGTCACGAAATTTCTAGAGCCAACATGTAGTGAGAGACGGAGATGAGGAGCACATCTCATGAAGTGATGGACTGAACAACAATAAAGGGGAAGGAACTTGAGACAAAATCATATCACCAACAAAACCTTGAAGAGAAAAGTATATAACCAGATAATGGTTCAACAGGAGATGCCGGGAACCTATAAGGAGCAAGAGGACAAGGGAAGGATATAGTGAACACAGAACAAATGAGAATCACAACACCTATAGGAAGAGGATGTGTGAAGTAGGAATAGATGCAGAAAAAAACATAATGGAAATAGCATTGTATGCAAGGTAGAGGACCAACCCAATGTTATACACACCCAAATGGGCAGAAAATTGACTGTGAAGAAAGATGTAATGAGACAAATGATAAGAGAGCGTGTATAGAGAAAACGACAAGAAAGAGACAAATGATAAGAGAGCGTGTATACAGAAAACGACAAGAAAGAGTGTGAGATACTAAATGAACGACCAAATCTTCCAGTTGAACTGGAGGAACAGATCCTACCAGATGAATGACTGAGAGAAGAAGAGACCTCAAAGAGGTGGAATGACAACTTTGCAGCTGGATAGGACGAAGGGTTTGGGATGAGACGTaacctcacactgtatactgaaagtggcagatgGAATCTTGAACCTTCCTTTGCATTGCtaataacacaccaccacaaagtaCAGAACTACCACGAATATGGAAGACACACAATGGACCGTTCCTAGGAAAGTGCTAGAAGCTCGCCAGACCCGACTCGTGCAACTTAACAAGATTTtgtaccttcaagcaccatcaagaTTCAGTAAAGGCAGATATATGATACCTAACAAATGTATTCATTTTATAATGAAATGACAATGATAAAGTAGGAGAGAAAAGGTTGATTGTGAGAAAGCATTTGACACACCTTGCATGAAGGTTCGTATACAAGCCTGAGTGCCAGGCTGGTATAACCAGGGTAGTGAAGGGGGGTATCTGGGGAGACACAAAAGTTATTATTGAGAGAAGAGAGGTGAGAGTGGCGAGAAGGTACAAGTGGTGCCTCTCAGGGAGTGGTATTGTCATCCATTCTATTCCTAATGTGAACCATCTAGAGGCACACAGCACCCTGGCAAGTACCAGGACACCCTGCACCCTACATCCCTTCACAATGTTATATACTTCCTACATAAGACCAAATCTTGAGTATGTAGCACTGGCATGGAATCCGCATTGATGAAACTAGAGTTCTGCATTAGACTTGTCCAAGTGTTGAGGAGACCCACATCAAGTGAAGGGCTTCGGCAGCCACTCACCACGTTGGAAGGAAGGACAATAAGGGAGAATATGATAGTATTAAGGAAGAcagggaggacacagagacaATGTTCAAGATGAGAAGCGGTGAGGGCCAGAGGCGCGGGTGACAGTGTGAGACACAGATGAGAAGCGGTGAGGGCCAGAGGCGCGGGTGACAGTGTGAGACACAGATGAGAAGCGGTGGGGGCCAGAGGCGCGGGTGACAGTGTGAGACACAGATGAGAAGCGGTGGGGGCCAGAGGCGCGGGTGACAGTGTGAGACACAGATGAGAAGCGGTGAGGGCCAGAGGCGCGGGTGACAGTGTGAGACACAGATGAGAAGCGGTGAGGGCCAGAGGCGCGGGTGACAGTGTGAGACACAGATGAGAAGCGGTGGGGGCCAGAGGCGCGGGTGACAGTGTGAGACACAGATGAGAAGCGGTGGGGGCCAGAGGCGCGGGTGACAGTGTGAGACACAGATGAGAAGCGGTGAGGGCCAGAGGCGCGGGTGACAGTGTGATACACAGATGAGAAGCGGTGAGGGCCAGAGGCGCGGGTGACAGTGTGAGACACAGATGAGAAGCCGTGAGGGCCAGAGGCGCGGGTGACAGTGTGAGACACAGATGAGAAGCGGTGGGGGCCAGAGGCGCGGGTGACAGTGTGAGACACAGATGAGAAGCGGTGGGGGCCAGAGGCGCGGGTGACAGTGTGAGACACAGATGAGAAGCGGTGAGGGCCAGAGGCGCGGGTGACAGTGTGAGACACAGATGAGAAGCGGTGAGGGCCAGAGGCGCGGGTGACAGTGTGAGACACAGATGAGAAGCGGTGAGGGCCAGAGGCGCGGGTGACAGTGTGAGACACAGATGAGAAGCGGTGAGGGCCAGAGGCGCGGGTGACAGTGTGAGACACAGATGAGAAGCGGTGGGGGCCAGAGGCGCGGGTGACAGTGTGAGACACAGATGAGAAGCGGTGGGGGCCAGAGGCGCGGGTGACAGTGTGAGACACAGATGAGAAGCGGTGAGGGCCAGAGGCGCGGGTGACAGTGAGAGACACAGATGAGAAGCGGTGAGAGCCAGAGGCGCGGGTGACAGTGTGAGACACAGATGTGAAGCGGTGAGAGCCAGAGGCGCGGGTGACAGTGTGAGACACAGATGAGAAGCGGTGAGAGCCAGAGGCGCGGGTGACAGTGTGAGACACAGATGAGAAGCGGTGAGGGCCAGAGGCGCGGGTGACAGTGAGAGACACAGATGAGAAGCGGTGAGGGCCAGAGGCGCGGGTGACAGTGTGAGACACAGATGAGAGCGGTGGGGGGCAGGAacaaggggtgaggggaagggatgcTGTCATGGCAGGATGATCACTGGTGGTCGCTGGGGGACGTTGTGGCTCAGGTAAGCCAGATATCTTGATTAAATTTAAATATGTTCTTATTGTGTCTTCGGTGCTACAGCTGTTGGTGTAGTTGAGACTGAACATAAGTCGACGTATACTTGGAAATACTACTTTTAAAAGATTATTCAATACAAATCACAGTAGAATCTAATACATGTGCATAAGTTCCTATTCTTATGGAACCTCCTTGTGGGGGGAAACTGACTTGTgagatttattaatttatttacatttatttatttatactaaTTTATATAGCAATTTATTTATTCATACTAATTATATAGCAATTTATTTCTaacgttaatttatttattttgttagcGGACTGTAGTATTTTTAAATTCCCACAAATCGTTGCctacacattctgttaaattatatatatatatatatatatatatatatatatatatatatatatatatatatatatatatatatatatatatatatatatatatatatatatatatatatagtcaatcAATCGAAATTTTTGATTATTAGACATTTACTACAGTAAAAGAGTACTAtattagtaactaaaattaaatacagCTTATCTGTATAACTGATAATGGCCTAGACAACCAGGTATGAACACAGATAAAATACACCAATTGATACCCCGCTTGTGAGTGAGGCTGTCTTCAACACATGTTACTCGCTGCTCAGTAATTGTTGAATCTTCTTCCTCTTCAATTACACCTGTCAAAGGTCACACACAATAATTGTaacctatatatgacagctatatcagggggggggggaatattataatttattaatgaaaGAAATGAGAATATTACTCACCCTGTTTTGTTGCTCGCCGAGTGTTCTAACCCGTATTCTTAAATCCACAATTATTGACCAGCAATAGTTAGATAGAACAGGAATCGGAAAGAGCACTTCCCTTGTTGTAGACAAAGTAACGTGCTGATAATGGGAGCTCTTTACACTCCATAACACTGCGTCTTAAGGAAAATTTGTGGAGCGTCTTTGAGCTCCATgcgaggcttttttttttttttttttttttttttttttttttttttttttttttttttttttttttttttttttgagatatatacaagagttgttacattcttgtagagccactagtacgcgtagcgtttcgggcaagtccttaatcctatggtccctggaatacgatcccctgccgcgaagaatcgttttttcatccaagtacacattttactgttgcgttaaacagaggctacagttaaggaattgcgcccagtaaatcctccccggccaggatacgaacccatgacatagcgctcgcggaacgccaggcgagtgtcttaccactacaccacgaagacTGTGAGAGCTTGTTGTAAACTAATATGATGGCGTCTGCCTCCTTCTCACTGACACACCCGACACCTTGTCCGgatgtctgcctcctcctccactgacacacccgacaccttgtccggatgtctgcctcctcctccactgacacacccgacaccttgtccggatgtctgcctcctcctccactgacacacccgacaccttgtccggatgtctgcctcctccactgacacacccgacaccttgtccggatgtctgcctcctcctccactgacacacccgacaccttgtccggatgtctgcctcctcctccactgacacacccgacaccttgtccggatgtctgcctcctcctccactgacacacccgacaccttgtccggatgtctgcctcctcctccactgacacacccgacaccttgtccggatgtctgcctccttctccactgacacacccgacaccttgtccggatgtctgcctccttctccactgacacacccgacaccttgtccggatgtctgcctcctcctccactgacacacccgacacctgtccggatgtctgcctcctcctccactgacacacccgacaccttgtccggatgtctgcctccttctccactgacacacccgacaccttgtccggatgtctgcctcctcctccactgacacacccgacaccttgtccggatgtctgcctcctcctccactgacacacccgacaccttgtccggatgtctgcctcctcctccactgacacacccgacaccttgtccggatgtctgcctcctcctccactgacacacccgacaccttgtccggatgtctgcctcctcctccactgacacacccgacaccttgtccggatgtctgcctccttcctccactgaccacccgacaccttgtccggatgtctgcctcctcctccactgacacacccgacaccttgtccggatgtctgcctcctcctccactgacacacccgacaccttgtccggatgtctgcctcctcctccactgacacacccgacaccttgtccggatgtctgcctcctcctccactgacacacccgacaccttgtccggatgtctgcctcctcctccactgacacacccgacaccttgtccggatgtctgcctccttctccactgacacacccgacaccttgtccggatgtctgcctcctcctccactgacacacccgacaccttgtccggatgtctgcctcctcctccactgacacacccgacaccttgtccggatgtctgcctcctcctccactgacacacccgacaccttgtccggatgtctgcctcctcctccactgacacacccgacaccttgtccggatgtctgcctcctcctccactgacacacccgacaccttgtccggatgtctgcctcctcctccactgacacacccgacaccttgtccggatgtctgcctcctcctccactgacacacccgacacattgtccggatgtctgcctcctcctccactgacacacccgacaaccttgtccggatgtctgcctcctcctccactgacacacccgacaccttgtccggatgtctgcctcctcctccactgacacacccgacaccttgtccggatgtctgcctcctcctccactgacacacccgacaccttgtccggatgtctgcctcctcctccactacacacccgacaccttgtccgt
This portion of the Procambarus clarkii isolate CNS0578487 chromosome 59, FALCON_Pclarkii_2.0, whole genome shotgun sequence genome encodes:
- the LOC138353766 gene encoding putative uncharacterized protein ENSP00000383309, translating into MTASLPLTPCSCPPPLSSVSHTVTRASGPHRFSSVSLTVTRASGPHRFSSVSHTVTRASGSHRFSSVSHTVTRASGSHRFTSVSHTVTRASGSHRFSSVSLTVTRASGPHRFSSVSHTVTRASGPHRFSSVSHTVTRASGPHRFSSVSHTVTRASGPHRFSSVSHTVTRASGPHRFSSVSHTVTRASGPHRFSSVSHTVTRASGPHRFSSVSHTVTRASGPHRFSSVSHTVTRASGPHRFSSVSHTVTRASGPHGFSSVSHTVTRASGPHRFSSVYHTVTRASGPHRFSSVSHTVTRASGPHRFSSVSHTVTRASGPHRFSSVSHTVTRASGPHRFSSVSHTVTRASGPHRFSSVSHTVTRASGPHRFSSVSHTVTRASGPHRFSSVSHTVTRASGPHRFSSVSHTVTRASGPHRFSS